The sequence tttccagaagctctctatcttatgaagtgttttagattagccggaaaattttgtacgtacgtacaagaagtatacgatctaagtggaatattccattattctcttgatacaacagaaacgaaatttacagaacttctcagaaagttggtttattattaccaaattaatagaattaatacacgtttatcatctttacatacctaagtcgtggaggtttatcgtgcgtaaaaaattagtgtcgtttcaaagttacatttcgtacattttaagcctataatttgtaacgtacaaaacaatgtaaatttgagctgtttcttatctccacaataagaaaatccaactttacgttttttacacaatgatatttatggaacagtaatatcatattattgcatcgcttggagaatgaagtcaaggtacgatgtgaccctagtgtaaacgctgggatacccagctgtgccgcacttataagcataagacacaatacctattaaatacgaggttaattcatgttgtatcagcagtggtccgccgcggtcagcctgaaaggatcgttaaatttttaatcaaagatactgaaatatatcgatcgaattgtattgaaattatacttatatacagtaataatcttctattgatttgtgtattgaaatactccaatttataacgtacatgttatatgtattttgagcaaaactaagattagaaggaaattagattaaataccataacgaggtgtgagaagtgggcaaaactattaaattgtgtttatctattatttttaatgtttaagacgtcgatttgatgttaattcgaatcgacgtgtcttcagataccgtatagtttgtagtaactctgtaacttaattaccgtacaagaatcctctccaccctgagcatgttcggcgcatattataccatcagtgatatcaggtgcattaggaaatttggaataagctattttgcattcggcgttcttaatcactggcatttgtacttccattaatgcattacgtcgtggtcgtcctacgaagaaaataagaaagatatttaagactggaactatttaattttattataaaattgatatcacttactatatcttaatgctcccgatccagcaacaagggggttatagccgacgaagttgctctttcgtaggggctctttcgtacaaatgggatatacgtaccctgaaaaataaaaaaataaatgaaaatgcaggaaactaatgaccaaaagtatgagaaagaattatacacgctttatgacacaatatatgtgtacagtaagaaatttcaggatatgatacttcagtaatactcaatagcatatatatatatatatatatatatttgaggacttactcgaaaatggcacctcctccaccaatctaagaatggcaatattatgattgtgtatgttttctattccatccatatgtgcacaatgtgctgcggtcaaaacatgcctagccgatatcagggaacctccgcacttccatagtggtttgtctgggtttcggggattacgaaaacctaatgcagcgattcatggccaagcgcctaaaatgcaatagtcatagttgtgaatatacataattttttctcacataacgagtaacaacgattattacctattcgaaattcgatcatacagcagacgataagtacatacgtacaaatactctgaaacagagatttgataaagacagaaattaaatttttattccagtggaatacaaattattaaataattctatataatttctatttgaactatactgaactataaagttcaaacgtgtaatttctgccctaacagtttttgatctctatccatattattactcctatatcaattttttatttcaagcaaaaagatactcttcctaacatgaagtaaaagaaagaaataattcaagttaataagtaaagttactaccgataaaatcatagcattattatttagtctaattgaaatgtacattgatgtgctgtttaatgcctttaaagttcattctttgcagtaaatggcttattattaatcggaaagaaagacataaaacgtaccaagttcagctggtttaccatcgaccaccctggtatgagagacgttgctaaaacctcagtatggtggtcgcaaagccttatacttatacacagtttttattaaaatttctctcttctctttgtttggatcgttcggacagcaaacgatcgtaacattgccctggtatctgcacactgatcgtctataaaaatcggtggctgtacggtactgtatctgccatatttcttgcagaggtttacattttctgtagtcaaggcacctgccttcttgattgtccggtgtggtacattctggatcaaacaattttaaaacatttatacagttcaaagatgcgtaagaaagcgacaccgattactcaactttcgaagtaaaaagccgatcgagtccaccggattgccctacagacacgtattaatccgtaagagttagtcatcatgttgataataattatctaaagaaacttttcacgtgaaaatataaaattttaattgattagatattgtgttagccatacttaagaaagaaaatgaaaatgaatgaaatgaaagaaaaggactaccttcaacctcattttttaaataaacactttgtcagttttgcggtaaataagttcttaggaattcaggacagtttttagtgaatcattttgtttcgaccgttcgcggagagacgcgatcgcgagatagcacgtcaacgagagttgtaatttcccgttacgattaaataatcgacgccacgaactgatcagttcagtagttcaatgaaattccacagaattaacacaaataaattaatgtttatttcaacaacttattaactagaaagatataaatggaacaaaaaaaatgtaactgcgttttggttgataagtaatgcgcgacataccacctgtgttgacggttcgacttctcgaaaagttctgaacgcctttcgatttttttcgttttttctggaaggcgacccccactacgttcggatcacgccacattcttttacgcgaggtaaaataacgaccacgagtcgacgtttctggaagtcgccctgcttaatgaatcatgcgcttgccactacaatgtttgtttgccgggcagacgcgacggtccgtctgcgacattatagtgccgcgatcgatagttaagaatatgacctatggtaagccgcatggcgtaacattctccccccgttgagagggtaccgatcaaactagcgaggtgtggttgaagttcccatcttatttcgtctcggtggctagttgttcgggtttctcgagatcgggttgaattggcagtgggacaagccttttgacgccccgatccaaaatgctttttgccgtctgaactgtagctgtccggatgacactgtcacgaccggcatacttcaaatccgacggactgacgatagagataaagcactcggcgacaatgtatatcgctgaagtgcctaatgaaccatcaacatcccaacggtccttccaccgaaggttctagaagaaagagcacgtggcaacggtcgcggacgcctagcaaatgcatggacggtggggatgttgagggatgacaaaagaaagtaatcggatccgatcgaaagtaaaatcataagagtcagtcttaaaaagtcacgcccagagttcggaagtagattgtaaagtgtattgatgttagaaaaaaaataaagttttcttttttttattttttacctcaaattccttttttattttgttattttacgtgacaacaccatcggcgcctggatgaactcggcccagaggccaatgcatggagggaacgttgtcctctctgaggatgacgattgtgcccttttggatgctgtgtccacccttgctccatttattgcggttggttagctcgttcaaatactccttatgccagcggttccaaaaatgttgtttaagctgttggatatgctgccatttggagagtcggttcgatggaatgtctctgaaatctcgatcacgtaagcacattaatgaatcgccaatgaggaaatgtccgggagtgaggactaggagatcatttggatcggtggagataggagttagcgggcgggaattgaggactgcttctatttctatgataagagtattacggtgttaagctcatatgtttctgtttctccactcgcgctgcgccataatatcctttgatatttccgatcctctggtcgtacgaggaattgccgatacattttctcgatctcgccagtgagtacgtactgatgagcgcggaatctaattaatatacaaaataaattgtgaattgattcgagaatataggatttccccattttcatgattatcgtgatttttgtataaatatatttttgaagatactaataattaggtacttataaattagtattatcaattattttgcatttataattccgcctctagtataagtgttaattgaaaactaactttatgtttcaaaaagtactagcaaagtcgttgagtaacaagccactgatgctaacacaaatagcattgtcgtaattaaatatttctaaatattcatttttcattttgaacccgtagaaacaatttattatatatactattagctaagtaattgcatatttaattaagtcgaaatataaaacttagttattttaataatttaaaaaataaaaaactgacaaacatttcaatttaatttatggttggaacaaaagacatttcattaattgaaatattgcaacgcagagtactttccaaaatacgccgagagtattcctgatggtgaaacgagcgttgcttcatcgaacgcagctaaagaaaacaacatctatgtagttggtggtacgatgcctgaaatagagggcgataaattgtacaatacctgtactatttggggtcccgatggaactttgatagcaaaacaccgaaaggtaagtaatatattcctttatggctttgaatttgaaaatattggggcgaagaaagtgactctatctaggaataatttaggaatatacatatgtacatacgtatactataaccaattctataatttacggtttataaaatacgttatgatacgggaaacgcccatttttgttgtaatgtgtttgtgttgtataaatttttcaaatacttaaaatattattatacttattttttctcctttttaaacattattaaatgataagattttttaataaaagaaagtgataaaaacgctgtcagttattaaataaaaaataattaaagtttaggagttggtaactttgatattaaattacaaaagttgcagcaatagaattagcgactacatttttatgttattaggtacatctattcgacatcgacattcctaataagattacttttcgagagagtgattcactcagtcctggtaactccctaacgacgttcgatgtgaagggctgcaaaataggtattggcatttgctatgatattagattcgaggaaatggcacgcatttatcggaacaaaggtacagtaacttaatcgatcaatacttaactagcaaaaaattaaatatctttcttaaatatattctatataaaattaatataatctgtaactctgtataaacagaagcttaatttaaaaaaaccagtatatttgctgaaaatgaaacaaataaaagaattaaaagcacaataagaggactgtcctcgcatattcagaaatgatggaatgtgaaccgtgcaactacgaagttaattggtattcggtagcttcatatttcctgcttctctgggttaggttgccaaatgctgatatatccagcggcattcaatatgaccactggaccactgcactggtcattacttcagcgtttcagagcgaatgataatcaattatacgttgcctgcatatcaccggctcgtgttccttaagcaagttacgtcgcatggggacatacacagttgaccaatccctggggaaagattctttacgatttggaaactcaagagaatatggcagtcaccgatatcaaaaaaaaaaaaaaaaaaaaaaaaaaaaaaaaaaaaaaaaaaaaaaaaaaaaaaaaaaaaaaaaaaaaaaaaaaaaaaaaaaactggcgaaccgtgtgttaccacaacgagacacgcgatgctatttgtcgctttaaattgtgccgcaactcgtttttgagatctttgccaggggcgcgttaaaacatgctgaaaatatatttctggcttttctggggtttaactgaaatatgacaaataacgttgtaaaacatatgtacttatgacttacagagtaattgagtgtacaaaatatatagtatacaaaatagccagcgatttagggctttaaaagatcaaaaggaaagaaaaggaaagaaaagaagaaagataatatattgtggcagtctaagtcgatctaagaaaatagataaagggagggaggggcaaagctagttaatctggaaagaatccaagcgtcaatttcaagcatttacagagaatcaagcgggctggttaaagtcgtgagttgagcaattatcccgcgttaggttcaatcaggttagtcccacgcgaaattgatccaaccatgcgaaaacgagtgtattctgatttctgtcgcagatacttctggctagtgcagtacctacacggtggttgttgaaatagccgcttctcatctattttccctAGCGCGGACATtatcctttgatcccttacgactaacgaagttttctaagatgtacggcagtttgagattctacttgaaaatgatcatgattgcggtctgtgtgtcgtctgctcttctttttgtccttccgttaaagactggtaagttgatactgattaattatgcgatcgaaaccctatataatggctacaaaaatgccgctaatataatattccttctttcttgtatctgtctgcctctcaggtcgttttactaattacaataagtaatttcgacttctttgcgctctcttttaacgcattcgagaccgaaagaaattcatatcagtcatatatatatcttatatatatatatatatatatatatatatatatatatatatatatatatatatatatatatatatatatatatatataagaaaaatatatatacaagatatatatacaagaaagaagatacaagaaagaagatacaagaaagaaggaatattatattagcggcatttttgtagccattatatatgGTTTCGAtggcataattaatcagtatcaacttaccagtttTTAACGGAAGGACAGAAAGAAGAGCACACGgcacacagaccgcaatcatgatcattttcaagtagaatctcaaactgccgtacatcttcgaaaacttcgttagtcgtaagggatcaaaggatgatgtccgtgctgcggaaaatagatgagaagcggctatttcaacaaccaccgtgtaggtactgcactagccagaagtatctgcgacagaaatcagaatacactcgttttcgcatggttggatcaatttcgcgtgggactaacctgattgaacctaacgcgggataattgctcaactcacgactttaaccagcccgcttgattctctgtaaatgcttgaaattgacgcttggattctttccagattaactagctttgcccctccctccctttatctattttcttagatcgacttagactgccacaacatattatctttcttcttttcttttcttttctttccttttgatcttttaaagccctaaatcgctggctattttgtatactatatattttgtacactcaattactctgtaagtcataagtacatatgttttacaacgttatttgtcatatttcagttaaaccccagaaaagccagaaatatattttcagcatgttttaacgcgcccctggcaaagatctcaaaaacgagttgcggcacaatttaaagcgacaaatagcatcgcgtgtctcgttgtggtaacacacggttcgccagctttttaaaagcgctctccgtctgctttttcctctcttccctgtctcttcgtttttccttaacaagcgaaaccattttcgcgaggacgagagtacggaaatgacgtactggcaattttgttttgtgataatacaagcagctcggtttcagtgaattaaacttgaccccaagcttctacttatctatcttcctttcctttattttcccttctatatcggttttgcggttttccacatttccatcacaataaaccatgttttttctcgattttacatgttagccaatgattcacggcaaaagcgtcgactgtaaaaatatttgtagttgcaatagcaacaagtatgttttctcaaatagaaaatattgggagcgtacacgctggcaaaacaattcatgaatagctcgtcctctgcttgttatttatttcgatactgttagcaaacaaattcatgaaacatactggtagagcgtaaaatgaacataaaagttttgcgtacacttgagagctgaactttggttgttatacgtatattatacatatacgcatacagttatgtatatgtatatgtatatatagaaaattccttagaactttgagcttaataacatattaaaatcattaacattaaggaggtgaactttacttaccaattaccaaagtttcttccgccaaataatacataaaaattgaataagataatataactagttttaacttttttttgtgttataatttgaatcactcgatttatccgactgaggatggtcgatcgcaatctcaatttatacgtattctcatcgcatgaaatagatcacatgagggattttcaaaagtcgatggaatattaatcgcgattaattatttgtagGTGTATTCTGTGCGGCTAAAGCAGTCACCTAATGAATTATTGAGTACCAGGAATGTTAGCGGTAAACAGGATTGCGGCTATGAATGATTCTCTAATGTCTATATTAGagatgaatttgataatttatcctcataatatgcaatccgcttttaagtggaaatcataattaacaatttctgtttgattaaatatgaagagcagataaatcgatacgcttaaatcaatattagaatttcttaacatttttatcagaTATTTTAGCACTGTAAAAGCGTCGTAGTAgagaaatattaggttgttttaaaagtttttttcgttttataagataGTAATAGatgtacaacatttttcgttttatattattttattgaattacgtgtgatccacctttttccaatttaatgtaaaataatatagaataacataaaacaaaatatgttgtgcatctgtcatttctttataaaacgaaagaaacttgggacaacctaataggaatttacttttattatccattataaaaatggattgttaatcctctaggagatacgaacaatataattgcaattaataaggaataagctagcataacttaaaccagcttttgcagaaagctattagctgaagatgtttattaaacaatgacaacatgaattttcttaagtacCCCATTTGGTACTTAATCTACTTCGTAAGTACTGTGTGTCCTAGCCTTCAAAGGATGCAATTTTAACCAGAATGTTTCACATTACTTACCCgtattatttccttgtaatataatttatatttacattatctacgttacgttacattctacgcgttaatgtaatgtgatttttatttctaatcgaagttattcaaaatttgtagtatctcaataaaaaattaacagcctgcaaaaacttcacagaagcattagtatcttcgaaactatttaattcaaatggctaatattctttaacaatatgcactcgacgacgtttatcgagagaagtatgtggcgtaatagttaaactttcaattcatatacatatatcgtttatgaaaaagtagtcattctgcttttgtgatctgtgacacactataaattctcataagctaactaacgcgtaatcttctgtaacgtattaatataatataggtatgtatatctcgactttgagcaaccaattggtgctaaataagctttagtacatacttcttacacgtaacaaaagaccagttaacatctctgctcttaaaagaaaaacgaaagaagctctgaaaagctgcagagttcaggtcgaataacaccagctcagataaatgaccctctaacttacctttgtcctcatcgacgtcagcgattttaaagctagttataaagtgcacttctcagccagcgtccacggcagtcaatattatttaacgggtcttaacgcgatgtaaaaagggaaaaaggaggaaagagggaacagggaagcaaagagaagaaacgaatttttcattttctcgaaactggatcaagtttcaggctgctcgccaaagagtctgtagctaacgagacaagattagacaaaccacgctttaaaattgccacagaactataataatcctcgaaatcaatacgattcgtcgatccatcgcctgattaaaaaatgagataggatgaagctcactagtcggcctttgaactttcaatagcgcttacggctcgtatactctagtttgaatgctacaatgtaagccaagtcagctgtaactagcgttcgcgtgattgtcgctatctattattcacgcgttacacgttcaccagacaaacgcgtctaccggttgacattgttttctgtcctgagtttcaaagcaattatgttgcttcgtgtaatcaaatctcgccaaactaacgataagttcttgtttgatcttacacagttattaaaactatacaagttaaaccaatctagcctaaacaagtaatgtcgttatatattcttttttaaatctatatattgtttaataaatcctggttaggatatagtagctgacaaaaatattcggacaaatatatttgtagaaacattttaggagtgtattatgcatagtggcactatttaatactgtactgtgactatcatggtcgtgttggtattattcgaaactaatctgaaaatctgtatggaatttgtaagatatttagtacgagTACTGTGCATTACTGATATGTACACAGCCGAGACGAGATAACGAAGGTACTGCTCTCCATCGTTCATCGCTACGCGTTGCTAATAGCAAcatataatgcatatatatctcgcaaagaccataaaagtacccaatggaaccacgtttaatatttgataataatgtcccattacagtttcgtcattttcaattaattaaacacgaccctctctttaaaaattagaagataaaatacgtaatacaaatctactcgaaatcttttaaaccttACGGACGACCTTACGGACCTTACTTATGGTCTTTAAAAGCAGCAGGGATTAGCAGAATattaactgcggatttttcttggaccgcagcatgcaatatgaaatatggttattaaaatgtacactgaaaatttcatatccataagatactcgtgcttgtagaaccttgaaaatgaattcttaacccaaatagtcgaccgcgatactcgagaaattttgtgaagctgacgtcaataccaatatgtaccgtcgttgtgctattatttcgtgataaaccgtattgattgcacttccatttcacggaattaatttttccacacaaaaagtgataacgataatcgaaaaaagaaaaatatactaccacatttcgtatcagcatacacaagcgcactcgattttacacgagtatacaatttgcaaattcgacagaacgatcggatttaattattttttcgatatttcaggcatcaagttctatttacatatcgaacgttgaaatacggcgaaatacaaaatgtacaaaccactctggacattaattaactttaaacgttattgattaattaaagaaaccaaccattgtgttgatttttacattttgaaaaattgttatccacttttgctttgtttaaaaattgaaaaaaaatacttttattgtaagtcacgagtatctcttttatttatttaaactttagatcaaatattacaatttataaatatatcatttatttagatatacttgtaatatctgttttataagtttgtacaaccatttatctatttatctattttatttgcacataatctttatagactgattttgtaaagaataaaaaattgtgattctatttaaaaacgatcgtgtcagactcaagtgataagcgatatatatttcagcgatatatatatatattcagattCCACTATCACATAAACGGTGCtattggaaacgtttcacaaCAGACGTCTTATAAGCGCCTGCGATGTCCGTCATATGTAAAGCTATACCACTGAATCACGGCCGCCATTTAGTGATTAAGGTCGATCACTTAGAGTTGTTAATCCGACATAATGGCGAGCAATACATCGAAGACATTATTGGAAACACAGTTACAGTTTAATTTCATTgagcttatttgcaaataaatgtgtactatatattttagaggttttaaatattattgctgacTAAACTTCGCATCTACGCATCATctttatttaactttttttgcattttcttatcgacgcatgaagacgaaatgcgtaaattttattatttatttaaacattactatattgtgctcaaagtagcggaatatcgttctattatcaatatatgaagaactaaaagaattaaaaaagaattaaaaaaatatgtagttcaatcaatacttcgtgtatttttctatctccacaagacaatatccggaccagttacgcttacagtatcaacaaagatttgtccagccatacggaataagtcgtactcagtagtttaaaagtattaaccgCACAAACTCCAGAAACACTTTTGAAGTAACTTTCGAACCAATAAATCCCCGAACTAAGAACTGTCATATTTCGtctctatttatcgaatattgtgagaaaatgcaaaaaaaagaagttaaatagaaaaagtacttggaaacttaaaagaaaaaatctcgaaaaatc comes from Bombus huntii isolate Logan2020A unplaced genomic scaffold, iyBomHunt1.1 ctg00000058.1, whole genome shotgun sequence and encodes:
- the LOC126875791 gene encoding venom serine protease Bi-VSP-like isoform X2 produces the protein MDGIENIHNHNIAILRLVEEVPFSRYVYPICTKEPLRKSNFVGYNPLVAGSGALRYRRPRRNALMEVQMPVIKNAECKIAYSKFPNAPDITDGIICAEHAQGGEDSCTADRGGPLLIQHELTSYLIDYRFLYDSQ
- the LOC126875807 gene encoding omega-amidase NIT2-A-like gives rise to the protein MPEIEGDKLYNTCTIWGPDGTLIAKHRKVHLFDIDIPNKITFRESDSLSPGNSLTTFDVKGCKIGIGICYDIRFEEMARIYRNKGVFCAAKAVT